The region CACCTGCGCGTGCTCCTGCCGTACTTCGGGCGTGCCAAATCGGCTCAGGTCTCTGTAGGTAAAGTTGTTTTTTGCCAGGTTCCCGTAGGCGCTGAGGGCATAGCTGAAGTCCTTGCTGCCGTAGCCCAGGCTGCCGCTGCCAAAGTATTTTCCAAAGCTGCCTGTCTCCAGCTTCAGGTCACCGCCAAAACCTTCAATGTTATACTTGGGAGAATTTAGAAGCACAGCTCCGCCTATGGCCCCGCTGCCATAGGTAGCCGCAGCCGCGCCGTGCTGCAGGGCCACATCCCCGATGCCGCTCAGGGGTAAGACAGAGAAATCGGCTTGCCCTAGGATAGGAGAAGCGATGTGGAGCCCGTTCCAGAGTACAGCCGTTTGGGAGGCATTAGTGCCCCGGAAAGCCACCGTAGAACTTCCGCTGGCGCCATAGGTTTTAAAGTAAAGGGGAGTGCGGGCCTGCAGGGCCTCGGCCAGAGAGCCGGAGCTATAGGTGCTCAGGAAGGCGCTATCGAGCTGCACCACGCGGCTGCCGGCGGCGTACACCTCAGCGGGCTTGCCAAATACCTCCACGGTGCGCAGTTCGTAAGCAGTGGTATCCTGCTGCGCCAGGGCAACGGCAGGTATAGTGCCCAGGCAGGCGCAAAGCCATACTTTCAGGAAAGAGAATTTTGCCAAAATACAGTGTGCTTACATCCCGAAGCATACTTAAGGGCAGAAAGGCAGGAACAGCGATCGCGCTAAAGTATAGCGGTGGCCGTGCAGCTTTTTACCCGAAAGCATACGACAAATTCAGTGTCGGACTGGCAGGTCTCCTGGCTCTCTTCAGTTAGCGCGCCTTCCCATGCAGCGTGCGCCGCACAGTGGCCAAGGTGTTGGCTAACCCTTTTTAAGAAGATGACAGTTGCGGGAACAGCGCAGGACTCACACCTGCTTCCCTTTTAAGGCCATAAAACGGCAGTTTTACGGCCACCAATCTAAAGGCAAAGGTAGGGAACATTTTTCATTTATCAGTTACCAACTACCATTGCTGTTAACTTTGAACTTAAGAGCACGTACCCCAACAACGAATAACGAGTAACCAATAACTAATCGTGAAGCTACCGAAGGAGTTTTATACCCGCCCCGATGTGGTGCAGTTGGCGCAGGAACTGCTGGGTAAGCGCTTGTATACTTGTGTGGATGGCATGCTTACCGGCGGGATGATTGTGGAGACGGAGGCCTACTCCGGAGAGAACGACCGCGCCTGCCATGCCCACCTCAACCGCCGCACCGCGCGCACCGAGATCATGTACCAGGAGGGTGGGGTGGCCTATGTATACTTAATCTACGGCATGTACCACCTCTTCAACATCATCACCAACAAGAAAGACAAAGCCGACGCCGTACTGATACGCGCCATAGAGCCGGAAATGGGGGTGGAGGAGATGGTGCTGCGCCGGGGCTTCCAAAGTATAAAGCCAAACCTGACGGCCGGGCCGGGAGTGTTAAGTATAGCCCTCGGGATAGACAGGAAGCTCTACGGCGCCAATCTCACCGGTGACACCATCTGGCTGGAGGACAAAGGCACCGTGTTGCCTGAAGAGAGTATAGCCACCGGCCCACGCATCGGCGTAGAATACGCCGGCGAGGACGCCCAGCTGCCCTGGCGCTTCTGGGTGAAGGGGAATAAATGGGTGAGTAAGAAGAGGTGAGGTCTTTCGTATAGCTGTGGTTTCTACTTCATACTTGCCTGGCTGAGCCATACTTTATACTTCCCTGGCGCAAGCGTAGGCTTGTGCCTCTCTTAGCTCCTGCTTCCCGCATTTTGAAACAAGCTATACTTGATAGCTGCCGTTCATCCACCAGACATACATCCCTACTATCGTTGTATCTATGCTTTGGTGCACCTTTTCCTGCGCTGCATTCTCCGCTGGCGCGAGTTTGCAACTCGTGTCCTGCTATGGTGTCGGGTTCGCAACCCGGCTGGATCGCAGTGCCATGCTTTATACTTCGGCTATACTTCACTAGCACCTACTTTCCGCAACTGGAACCAAGCTATACTTAGTAGCTGCCTCTGATCCACGGCCTTACCAACCTATCGTTTCATCTCTGGCTGTGGTGCCCTCACGGCCGGGAGGCCTCGTCCTTTGGCATCGCGCTGTGTACATTCCCTGCCCTCGTGCCTCGGGCTGCCTCCGGCACCAGAAATCTACAAGGCGCTCAACCCAAGGACTGGGAACAGATCCGATAGCCACTGCCCTTGCTGTCATCTCGACCTTTGGGAGAGATCTCTTTAAAATTCCAGATAGATCTCTCACAGCTACGCTGGCTCTCCTCGGCTCCCGCCTCAAGAGTACTCGAGATGACAGGTGAAGTAGTAAGTATGGCTCCCCTCCTTGGATAAGGAGGGGCAGGGGTGGTTGGACCCGGTGCTACAGATTCCCCTCCTCGGAGGGGCTGGGGGTGGGTTTACACTTTGTAGGGGCTTTCAGGCTTTACCCTCAGCCATGGAGTTTATAATTGAGCACTGGCAGCTACAGGATTCCCTTCCTTAGACAGGGAGGTAGGGGGAATCGGAACCGGAGCTTGAACGGAAATCCCCTACTTTGAGAATGGCTG is a window of Pontibacter kalidii DNA encoding:
- a CDS encoding DNA-3-methyladenine glycosylase; the encoded protein is MKLPKEFYTRPDVVQLAQELLGKRLYTCVDGMLTGGMIVETEAYSGENDRACHAHLNRRTARTEIMYQEGGVAYVYLIYGMYHLFNIITNKKDKADAVLIRAIEPEMGVEEMVLRRGFQSIKPNLTAGPGVLSIALGIDRKLYGANLTGDTIWLEDKGTVLPEESIATGPRIGVEYAGEDAQLPWRFWVKGNKWVSKKR